The following coding sequences are from one Seonamhaeicola sp. ML3 window:
- a CDS encoding DUF3667 domain-containing protein, which yields MNCKNCGSSLRTDYSFCPDCGAKVIRNRITTKNLFYDVIERYFNLDNTFLLTLWHMIIKPKDVCGGYISGVRKKYLNPVSMLAISLTASGFVLYLMKKTAWQKIDFSSISYAQTSTGGSGTEKIMAATMEYSSFLYFLYIPIIAFASYCVFNKKNYNYAEHVVISIYSLTSFSILSTLYAVVLLIWFPQIYIDTALIYVLVMILFCAYASYKNSEDKPVSLLWRLPSFLVIFFVGYMGVSIMAVVMLFVTGEISIQDVIPKQ from the coding sequence ATGAATTGTAAGAATTGCGGAAGTAGTTTAAGAACAGATTACAGCTTTTGTCCAGATTGCGGAGCAAAGGTTATTAGAAATAGAATTACAACTAAAAATCTGTTTTACGATGTTATTGAACGTTATTTTAATCTAGATAATACCTTTTTGCTAACACTGTGGCATATGATTATTAAACCAAAAGATGTTTGCGGTGGTTACATATCTGGGGTAAGAAAAAAATATCTCAACCCTGTGAGCATGTTAGCTATTTCGTTGACCGCATCTGGTTTTGTTCTTTATTTAATGAAGAAGACTGCTTGGCAAAAAATAGACTTCTCCTCCATAAGTTATGCTCAAACCAGCACCGGAGGAAGCGGTACTGAAAAAATTATGGCTGCCACTATGGAATATAGCTCTTTTCTTTATTTTTTATATATTCCAATAATTGCATTTGCCAGTTATTGCGTCTTTAATAAAAAGAACTACAATTATGCCGAACATGTTGTTATTAGCATATACTCCCTCACAAGTTTTAGTATTCTATCTACCCTTTATGCTGTTGTTTTATTAATTTGGTTTCCACAGATATACATAGATACTGCCTTAATTTATGTTTTGGTAATGATTCTATTTTGTGCTTATGCCTCCTATAAAAATTCTGAAGACAAACCAGTTTCTTTGTTATGGAGACTGCCCTCTTTTTTGGTTATTTTCTTTGTGGGCTACATGGGTGTTTCAATTATGGCAGTAGTTATGCTCTTTGTTACTGGAGAAATTTCTATTCAAGACGTTATTCCCAAGCAATAG
- a CDS encoding ABC transporter ATP-binding protein — protein MTKAKENTFDFVLFKRLFKYIKPYKFVFSSLCLLVLLLAGISTATPYLTKDAIDKGIELDNPDAFLFYLTLMLAALVLQTLFQLIFIYYASWLGQSLVKDIRSKLFNHLLRFKMKYYDNSSVGVLITRSVTDMERIADIFGQGLFMIFRDVLTMIVVFVVMLSIDWQLSMIVFAMLPVLVYATKIFQKYMKKAFEEVRTEVSNLNSFVQERITGMKILQLFSRETVEYRKFKEINARHKKGWLKTIWYNSIFFPIPDLASSIVIGLVSWYGGIKALEGEAIQGTLIAFIMYIPMLFRPLRQMADKFNALQMGMVAANRVFKVLDTNSQIDDTGTKVAEDFKGNIKFENVHFSYVEDEKVLKGISFEVNAGDTVAIVGATGAGKSTIINLLNRFYEINDGAILIDNTDIKDVTLSSLRTQIAVVLQDVFLFADTILNNITLNNPEITEDKVQQAAKEIGIHEFIMSLPNGYHYNVKERGVMLSSGQRQLISFLRAYVTNPSILVLDEATSSVDSYSEQLIQNATDKITKGRTSIVIAHRLATVKKADKIIVMDLGNIVEQGTHDELLKKQNGYYKNLYEVQFLQEQEAV, from the coding sequence ATGACTAAAGCAAAAGAGAATACATTTGATTTTGTATTATTTAAACGTCTGTTTAAGTACATTAAGCCTTATAAATTTGTGTTTTCAAGTTTATGTCTTCTAGTATTGCTTTTGGCGGGAATAAGTACTGCGACTCCTTACTTAACCAAAGATGCCATAGATAAAGGTATCGAGTTAGATAACCCAGATGCATTTCTGTTCTACTTAACGTTAATGCTTGCAGCCCTAGTTTTGCAAACTCTATTTCAACTTATCTTTATTTATTATGCTTCATGGTTAGGGCAGAGTTTGGTTAAGGACATTAGGAGTAAATTGTTTAATCACCTACTTCGATTTAAAATGAAGTATTACGATAATTCTTCGGTAGGTGTATTGATAACAAGATCGGTTACCGATATGGAGCGTATTGCAGATATATTCGGTCAAGGTCTGTTTATGATTTTTAGGGATGTACTGACCATGATAGTTGTCTTTGTGGTGATGTTGTCCATAGATTGGCAATTAAGTATGATTGTTTTTGCGATGTTGCCTGTTTTGGTCTATGCTACAAAGATTTTTCAAAAATACATGAAAAAGGCTTTTGAAGAGGTTAGGACCGAGGTGTCAAACCTAAACTCTTTTGTGCAAGAGCGCATAACAGGCATGAAAATTTTACAGCTTTTTTCTAGAGAAACAGTTGAGTACAGAAAGTTTAAAGAAATAAATGCACGTCACAAAAAAGGGTGGTTAAAAACGATATGGTATAATTCCATTTTCTTTCCCATACCAGATTTAGCTTCTTCAATAGTAATTGGTTTAGTGTCTTGGTATGGTGGTATAAAAGCTTTGGAAGGTGAAGCAATACAAGGTACGCTAATCGCCTTTATCATGTATATACCTATGCTCTTTAGGCCGCTACGACAAATGGCCGATAAGTTTAATGCGCTTCAAATGGGGATGGTAGCAGCCAATCGTGTTTTTAAGGTATTAGATACTAATTCTCAAATAGATGATACCGGAACCAAAGTAGCTGAGGATTTTAAAGGCAATATTAAATTCGAAAACGTGCATTTTAGTTATGTTGAAGATGAAAAGGTACTCAAAGGTATTTCTTTTGAAGTGAATGCAGGAGATACCGTTGCTATTGTAGGAGCGACAGGTGCGGGTAAGTCCACAATTATAAATTTACTAAATCGTTTTTATGAAATTAACGATGGCGCTATACTCATAGACAATACCGATATAAAAGATGTCACCTTATCCTCGTTGAGAACACAAATAGCAGTAGTGCTTCAGGATGTATTTTTATTTGCTGATACCATTTTGAATAATATCACATTGAATAACCCTGAAATAACCGAGGATAAAGTACAGCAAGCAGCCAAAGAAATTGGGATTCACGAATTTATTATGAGTCTTCCAAACGGTTATCATTATAACGTTAAGGAACGTGGTGTGATGTTATCGTCTGGACAAAGACAGCTTATTTCTTTTTTAAGAGCCTATGTAACTAATCCGAGTATTTTGGTTTTAGATGAAGCAACTTCTTCTGTAGATTCATATTCAGAACAACTTATCCAAAATGCAACCGATAAAATAACTAAAGGAAGAACATCCATTGTTATTGCCCACCGTTTAGCCACTGTTAAAAAAGCAGATAAGATTATAGTTATGGACCTTGGGAATATTGTTGAGCAGGGTACACACGATGAACTCCTTAAAAAACAGAATGGGTACTATAAAAACCTTTACGAGGTGCAGTTCTTACAGGAGCAAGAGGCGGTTTAA
- the truA gene encoding tRNA pseudouridine(38-40) synthase TruA, with protein MRYFIELSYNGSAYHGWQIQPTAISVQEVLEKALSTLLKETVSIIGAGRTDTGVHASQMFAHFESDTKFEESQLVYKLNAFLPKDIAIHDIFRVNPNAHARFDALSREYLYRITLEKNVFTFDNTLYVKQDLDIDRMQEASKILFQYKDFQCFSKTNTDVKTYYCDIMKADWFFKENELHFRVKADRFLRNMVRAMVGTMINIGLNKLEVQDLHTIIASKDRSKAGYSVPAHALYLVKVEYPESIKLND; from the coding sequence TTGAGGTATTTCATAGAACTTTCTTATAATGGTAGCGCCTATCATGGTTGGCAAATTCAACCAACAGCTATTTCGGTACAAGAAGTTCTTGAAAAAGCACTTTCAACCTTACTCAAGGAAACTGTTAGTATTATTGGAGCTGGTCGTACAGATACTGGGGTTCATGCCTCACAAATGTTTGCCCATTTTGAATCTGATACCAAGTTTGAAGAAAGTCAATTAGTATATAAGCTCAATGCCTTTTTGCCAAAAGATATTGCGATTCATGATATTTTCAGAGTTAACCCAAATGCTCATGCGCGATTTGATGCTTTGAGTAGAGAATATCTGTATAGGATTACCTTAGAAAAAAATGTGTTCACTTTTGATAATACATTGTACGTAAAGCAAGATTTGGATATCGATAGGATGCAAGAAGCCTCAAAAATATTATTTCAGTATAAAGATTTTCAATGCTTTTCTAAAACGAATACAGATGTAAAAACGTATTATTGTGATATTATGAAAGCCGATTGGTTCTTCAAAGAAAACGAACTCCATTTTAGGGTAAAAGCTGATCGTTTTTTGAGAAATATGGTAAGAGCTATGGTAGGTACAATGATTAATATAGGTTTGAATAAATTGGAAGTACAGGATTTGCATACCATTATCGCATCTAAAGATAGAAGTAAGGCTGGTTATTCTGTTCCTGCGCATGCCCTTTACTTGGTTAAAGTCGAATATCCAGAAAGTATTAAATTAAATGACTAA
- a CDS encoding metallophosphoesterase — translation MKKILLLSDTHGFMDNDILKYVKQADEVWHAGDIGDLKVTDTIKALKPLKGVYGNIDDAKVRVEFPEHNRFMCEDVDVWITHIGGYPPKYNLRVSEKIKQNPPRLFICGHSHILKVMPDKKLNLIHMNPGAVGKHGFHKTRTMLRFTIDGKKIDNLEVIEFNKR, via the coding sequence ATGAAAAAGATTTTACTACTCTCAGATACCCACGGCTTCATGGACAATGATATCCTAAAGTATGTAAAACAAGCCGACGAAGTCTGGCATGCAGGAGATATAGGCGATTTAAAAGTAACCGATACTATAAAAGCATTAAAGCCACTGAAAGGCGTCTATGGAAACATCGATGATGCCAAGGTAAGAGTTGAATTTCCCGAGCACAATCGCTTTATGTGTGAAGATGTTGATGTTTGGATAACCCATATTGGGGGCTATCCACCAAAGTACAACCTTAGAGTATCTGAAAAAATAAAGCAAAATCCGCCAAGACTTTTTATATGCGGCCACTCACACATTTTAAAAGTAATGCCCGATAAAAAACTAAACCTCATCCACATGAATCCCGGTGCTGTGGGCAAACATGGCTTTCATAAAACCCGTACTATGTTACGTTTTACTATTGATGGTAAAAAAATTGATAATCTAGAAGTTATTGAATTCAATAAGCGGTAA
- a CDS encoding DUF4293 domain-containing protein produces MLQRIQTVYLILAAAVSGGLIFVFNLWELEDGTQVWAKDINYVFAGFVTSAFFSLVAIFRYKNRKSQFMLGRLNIILNFILLGFFVYQSLNLSGETGVSEKGISMFIPIISIVFLALANRAIKKDEDLVKSVDRLR; encoded by the coding sequence ATGTTACAAAGAATACAAACAGTTTACCTAATACTTGCCGCTGCCGTTTCGGGAGGGTTGATTTTTGTTTTCAATTTGTGGGAACTAGAAGATGGTACTCAAGTTTGGGCAAAGGACATTAATTATGTTTTTGCTGGGTTTGTAACTTCTGCATTTTTTTCGCTGGTAGCCATATTTAGATACAAAAACAGGAAGTCTCAGTTTATGTTGGGGCGACTTAACATCATATTAAACTTTATTTTACTAGGATTTTTTGTGTATCAATCTCTAAATTTATCTGGAGAAACTGGGGTTTCTGAGAAAGGTATTTCGATGTTCATTCCTATCATTTCTATCGTGTTTTTGGCATTAGCCAATAGAGCCATTAAAAAGGATGAGGATCTTGTAAAATCTGTAGATCGATTGCGATAA